The Symphalangus syndactylus isolate Jambi chromosome 16, NHGRI_mSymSyn1-v2.1_pri, whole genome shotgun sequence genome has a window encoding:
- the LOC129465058 gene encoding elongation factor 1-beta-like, with protein MGFRDLKSPAGLQVLNDYLADKSYIQGYVPSQADVAVFEAVSGPPPADLCHALRWYNHIKSYEKEKASLPGVKKALGKYGPADVEDTTGSGATDSKDDDDIDLFGSDDEEESEEAKRLREERLAQYESKKAKKPALVAKSSISLDVKPWDDETDMVKLEECVRSIQADGLVWGSSKLVPVGYGIKKLQIQCVVEDDKVGTDMLEEQITAFEDYVQSMDVAAFNKI; from the coding sequence ATGGGTTTCAGAGACCTGAAAAGCCCCGCCGGCCTCCAGGTGCTCAACGATTACCTGGCGGACAAGAGCTACATCCAGGGGTATGTGCCATCACAAGCAGATGTGGCAGTATTTGAAGCCGTGTCCGGCCCACCGCCTGCCGACTTGTGTCATGCCCTACGTTGGTATAATCACATCAAGTCTTACGAAAAGGAAAAGGCCAGCCTGCCAGGAGTGAAGAAAGCTTTGGGCAAGTATGGTCCTGCCGATGTGGAAGACACTACAGGAAGTGGAGCTACAGATAGTAAAGATGATGATGACATTGATCTCTTTGGATCTGATGATGAGGAGGAAAGTGAAGAAGCAAAGAGGCTAAGGGAAGAACGTCTTGCACAATATGAATCAAAGAAAGCCAAAAAACCTGCACTTGTTGCCAAGTCTTCCATCTCACTAGATGTGAAACCTTGGGATGATGAGACAGATATGGTGAAATTAGAGGAGTGCGTCAGAAGCATTCAAGCAGATGGCTTAGTCTGGGGTTCATCTAAACTAGTTCCAGTGGGATATGGAATTAAAAAACTTCAAATACAGTGTGTAGTTGAAGATGATAAAGTTGGGACAGATATGCTGGAGGAGCAGATCACTGCTTTTGAGGACTATGTGCAGTCCATGGATGTGGCTGCTTTCAACAAGATCTAA